From Streptomyces cyaneogriseus subsp. noncyanogenus, the proteins below share one genomic window:
- a CDS encoding ATP-binding protein: protein MGFGFGQRRGGHLPVELTNFVGRTEELARIRDALTRSRLVTLVGPGGVGKSRIALRAARDLAERYPDGVRLVELSGLHDPELLPAALAGVLELPEQSGMSPLDAVVEHLRGRRLLIVLDTCEHLVDACAMLCDILLREAAGLSVLATSRQPLDVPGEFCLPVPPLPRRDAVELFEQRAAAVTGGVGTGPGGREHTLALVDRLDGIPLALELAAVRLRAVPLSELAARLDHRFEVLTGGRRTALTRHQTLRTAIDWSYDLCTPQERRLWARLSVFAGPFDLPSAERVCADGELPAEEVVEALIGLVDKSVVRRLGEDDGRYRLLDTLREYGAGRLARTEPARAAEEVRRRHFAHYDALVRRFWDELIGPEQVALHRAVREDVADVRAALEYGYATEGRAADALWLASRLGPYWRAAGTLSEGRYWIDKGLDRVPYDCAERAWGLFMAGVTAVWTGDLATATERFPAAHAVARRAGEKRVELFAEAYLGAMTALGGAADEGLAALERARARIVDDGDLLGIGVVHYEGALLRAVFGDTAGALRLCETGLARLEGTGDRQLYGSTLTVQGVVLALTGEHDRSAEALRRGLEAASEVGEVLVAALACMGLAWHAARTGRHGRACRLLGYAEHTRRLSGDPVALLPRLLEEHETVREQVRAALGDQEFERLREAGARMSGRQALDAVREDTDAPPDAPGAADGGRRAARAKGSGTSGRPDEVLTRREREVAALVSRGLSNREIAERLVISKRTVDAHVEHILAKLRITSRTEIPAVAGP, encoded by the coding sequence ATGGGATTCGGCTTCGGACAGCGGCGCGGCGGTCACCTCCCGGTGGAACTCACCAACTTCGTCGGCCGCACCGAGGAACTGGCCCGGATCCGCGACGCGCTGACCCGCTCCCGGCTGGTCACGCTGGTGGGCCCGGGCGGTGTCGGCAAGAGCCGGATCGCGCTGCGGGCCGCCCGCGACCTGGCCGAGCGGTACCCGGACGGGGTGCGGCTGGTGGAGCTGTCCGGGCTGCACGACCCCGAGCTGCTGCCGGCCGCGCTGGCCGGTGTGCTGGAGCTGCCCGAGCAGTCCGGGATGAGCCCGCTGGACGCCGTCGTCGAACATCTGCGCGGCCGGCGGCTGCTGATCGTCCTCGACACCTGCGAGCACCTCGTCGACGCCTGCGCGATGCTCTGCGACATCCTGCTGCGCGAGGCGGCCGGGCTGAGCGTGCTCGCCACCAGCAGGCAGCCGCTCGACGTGCCCGGCGAGTTCTGCCTGCCGGTCCCGCCGCTGCCGCGCCGGGACGCCGTGGAACTGTTCGAGCAGCGCGCCGCCGCCGTCACCGGCGGCGTGGGCACCGGGCCGGGCGGCCGGGAGCACACCCTCGCGCTGGTCGACCGCCTCGACGGCATCCCGCTCGCCCTGGAACTGGCCGCCGTGCGGCTGCGCGCGGTACCGCTGTCCGAGCTCGCCGCCCGCCTGGACCACCGCTTCGAGGTCCTCACCGGCGGCCGGCGCACCGCCCTGACCCGCCACCAGACCCTGCGCACGGCCATCGACTGGTCCTACGACCTGTGCACCCCCCAGGAACGGCGGCTGTGGGCGCGGCTGTCCGTCTTCGCCGGGCCCTTCGACCTGCCGTCGGCCGAACGGGTCTGCGCGGACGGCGAGCTGCCCGCCGAGGAGGTGGTCGAGGCGCTGATCGGCCTGGTGGACAAGTCGGTGGTGCGGCGTCTGGGCGAGGACGACGGGCGCTACCGGCTGCTGGACACGCTCCGGGAGTACGGGGCCGGCCGGCTGGCGCGGACCGAGCCGGCGCGGGCGGCCGAGGAGGTGCGGCGGCGGCACTTCGCCCACTACGACGCCCTGGTCCGCCGCTTCTGGGACGAGCTGATCGGCCCGGAGCAGGTCGCCCTGCACCGCGCCGTGCGGGAGGACGTCGCCGACGTCCGGGCCGCCCTGGAGTACGGGTACGCCACCGAGGGCCGGGCGGCGGACGCGCTGTGGCTGGCGAGCAGGCTGGGGCCGTACTGGCGGGCGGCGGGGACGCTGTCCGAGGGGCGCTACTGGATCGACAAGGGCCTCGACCGCGTCCCGTACGACTGCGCGGAGCGGGCCTGGGGGCTGTTCATGGCCGGGGTGACCGCCGTGTGGACCGGCGACCTGGCCACGGCGACGGAACGGTTCCCCGCGGCCCACGCCGTGGCGCGGCGGGCCGGTGAGAAACGCGTCGAGCTGTTCGCCGAGGCGTATCTGGGCGCGATGACGGCGCTCGGCGGGGCCGCCGACGAGGGGCTCGCGGCCCTGGAACGGGCCCGCGCGCGGATCGTCGACGACGGCGACCTGCTCGGCATCGGCGTCGTCCACTACGAGGGCGCGCTGCTGCGGGCCGTCTTCGGTGACACGGCCGGGGCGCTGCGGCTGTGCGAGACGGGCCTGGCCCGCCTGGAGGGCACGGGCGACCGGCAGTTGTACGGGTCCACGCTGACCGTGCAGGGCGTCGTCCTGGCGCTGACCGGCGAGCACGACCGCAGCGCCGAGGCGCTGCGCCGGGGCCTGGAGGCCGCGAGCGAGGTCGGCGAGGTGCTGGTGGCGGCGCTGGCGTGCATGGGGCTGGCCTGGCACGCCGCCCGCACCGGCCGGCACGGGCGGGCCTGCCGGCTGCTGGGGTACGCCGAGCACACGCGGCGGCTGAGCGGGGACCCGGTGGCCCTGCTGCCCCGGCTGCTGGAGGAGCACGAGACGGTGCGCGAGCAGGTGCGGGCCGCGCTGGGCGACCAGGAGTTCGAGCGGTTGCGGGAGGCGGGGGCGCGGATGTCGGGGCGGCAGGCGCTGGACGCCGTACGCGAGGACACCGACGCGCCGCCGGACGCGCCGGGGGCGGCGGACGGGGGGCGCCGGGCGGCCCGCGCCAAGGGCTCCGGGACGTCCGGCCGCCCGGACGAGGTGCTGACCCGGCGGGAGCGGGAGGTGGCCGCGCTGGTGTCGCGGGGCCTGTCCAACCGCGAGATCGCCGAGCGGCTGGTGATCTCCAAGCGCACGGTGGACGCCCATGTGGAGCACATTCTGGCCAAGCTCCGCATCACGTCCCGTACGGAGATACCGGCGGTCGCCGGTCCCTGA
- a CDS encoding hemolysin family protein has translation MTAVQLLIGALTLVTNAFFVGGEFALISVRRSQIEPRAAEGDKRARMTLWGLEHLSALMATAQLGITVSSLVLGAVAEPAIAHLLEPAFEAVHMPHALVHPVAFAIALALATYLHMLIGEMIPKNIALAAPAATALLLGPPLVALTRALKPVVFGINAFANALLRLLRVEPKNEVEAVFTDDQLARMVVDASEAGLLTPADGERLRDALELGTRPVGEILVPVHRMHTVDHTVTPAALERLAAEAGYSRFPVTGPEGTLLGYLHIKDTLGTADRERPFPRSALHPVTHVRIDTPLDDTLTALRGMDSHLAAVTGETGTVLGFVTMEDVLTELVGPAPVATPN, from the coding sequence ATGACCGCGGTGCAGCTGCTCATCGGCGCCCTGACGCTGGTGACGAACGCGTTCTTCGTGGGCGGCGAGTTCGCCCTGATCTCGGTCCGCCGCAGCCAGATCGAGCCCCGCGCCGCGGAGGGCGACAAGCGGGCCCGGATGACCCTGTGGGGCCTGGAGCACCTCTCGGCGCTGATGGCCACCGCGCAGCTCGGCATCACCGTCTCCTCGCTGGTGCTCGGCGCGGTCGCCGAACCGGCCATCGCGCACCTGCTGGAGCCGGCCTTCGAGGCGGTGCACATGCCGCACGCCCTGGTCCACCCGGTCGCGTTCGCGATCGCGCTGGCCCTGGCGACGTATCTGCACATGCTGATCGGCGAGATGATCCCGAAGAACATCGCGCTGGCCGCCCCGGCCGCCACCGCGCTGCTGCTCGGCCCGCCGCTGGTCGCCCTGACCCGGGCGCTCAAGCCGGTCGTCTTCGGCATCAACGCCTTCGCCAACGCGCTGCTGAGACTGCTGCGCGTGGAGCCGAAGAACGAGGTGGAGGCCGTCTTCACCGACGACCAGCTCGCCCGTATGGTCGTCGACGCCAGCGAGGCGGGGCTGCTGACGCCCGCCGACGGCGAACGTCTGCGCGACGCGCTGGAGCTGGGCACCCGCCCGGTCGGCGAGATCCTGGTGCCGGTGCACCGGATGCACACCGTCGACCACACGGTCACCCCGGCCGCGCTGGAGCGCCTGGCCGCCGAGGCGGGCTACTCCCGCTTCCCGGTGACCGGCCCCGAGGGCACCCTGCTCGGCTACCTCCACATCAAGGACACCCTCGGTACCGCCGACCGGGAGCGCCCCTTCCCGCGCAGCGCCCTGCACCCGGTCACCCACGTCCGCATCGACACCCCGCTCGACGACACCCTCACCGCGCTGCGGGGCATGGACAGCCACCTGGCCGCGGTCACCGGCGAGACGGGCACGGTGCTCGGTTTCGTGACGATGGAGGACGTCCTGACGGAACTGGTGGGTCCGGCTCCGGTGGCCACCCCGAACTGA
- a CDS encoding alpha/beta hydrolase family esterase, whose translation MPETSRALPRRALRSRAWPAALVLALALTGCGTTSERSPTAPAPATTPAATASPGGGSDPAARAGLTREHLRVDGRTRRYLLHRPATGTARLRPLVIAFHGRGSDPEELRAQSRLAEDARARGMLIAFPEGLHQGWGAGTRPTRQRPDPDLDVRFAEALVDELVRTERADPERVYAVGFSNGGSMALRTAAQRPDLLAGAAAVSGQLPSGPAAVRPAGPVPVMIVYGAEDPVRPLGGWPSPPPDPVEPITPTLSARASAQAFATAGGAGRPVTTAGKGYDRTVWRLKGSPATVQLLVVHGGGHTWPGSDLTPPDGFGPTSRALDATDTILAFFEDARGGHRTGTR comes from the coding sequence ATGCCCGAAACCTCTCGCGCTCTTCCCCGTCGCGCGCTCCGGTCGCGCGCCTGGCCGGCCGCCCTGGTGCTCGCCCTCGCCCTGACCGGCTGCGGCACCACGTCCGAACGGTCCCCCACCGCACCGGCACCCGCCACGACACCGGCCGCCACCGCGTCGCCCGGCGGCGGGAGCGACCCGGCGGCACGGGCGGGGCTCACCCGGGAACACCTGCGGGTGGACGGCCGGACGCGGCGGTACCTGCTCCACCGGCCCGCCACCGGCACCGCACGGCTCCGCCCCCTGGTCATCGCCTTCCACGGCCGCGGCTCCGACCCCGAGGAGCTGCGCGCGCAGTCCCGGCTGGCCGAGGACGCCCGGGCCCGCGGCATGCTGATCGCTTTCCCCGAGGGCCTGCACCAGGGGTGGGGGGCCGGCACCCGGCCCACCCGGCAGCGGCCGGACCCGGATCTCGACGTGCGGTTCGCCGAGGCGCTCGTCGACGAGCTGGTACGGACCGAGCGGGCCGACCCCGAGCGCGTCTACGCGGTCGGCTTCTCCAACGGCGGTTCCATGGCCCTGCGGACCGCGGCCCAGCGCCCGGACCTGCTCGCGGGCGCCGCCGCCGTGTCGGGCCAGCTGCCCTCCGGGCCCGCCGCCGTACGGCCGGCCGGGCCGGTGCCGGTGATGATCGTCTACGGGGCCGAGGACCCGGTACGGCCGCTCGGCGGATGGCCGTCACCGCCCCCGGACCCCGTGGAGCCGATCACCCCGACCCTGTCGGCCCGTGCCAGCGCCCAGGCGTTCGCCACCGCCGGGGGCGCGGGACGGCCGGTCACCACCGCGGGGAAGGGCTACGACCGCACGGTGTGGCGCCTGAAGGGCTCCCCGGCCACCGTCCAGCTCCTCGTCGTCCACGGCGGCGGACACACCTGGCCCGGCTCGGACCTGACCCCGCCCGACGGCTTCGGCCCCACCAGCAGGGCTCTGGACGCCACCGACACGATCCTCGCCTTCTTCGAGGACGCCCGGGGCGGCCACCGGACCGGCACACGGTAG
- a CDS encoding penicillin-binding transpeptidase domain-containing protein: MSETRYAPARGRRTPRGAVRAATAVAVVLAVAAGGSYAAGIGPFDRGADAPDPAAAAQARAFLADWSAGRLPSAAGRTTRPESAERVLRSFTAGLDIGRPRLTAERVREADDGTVSVPFTARMPIEGLGTWTYTSAVPVREQQDGSWKVDWKLSVVHPRLSGTEKFRLDREETPAREVTDRDGTSLSEGRHPSLTPVLARLRGGAGAEPRGAVHLVDRATGKVERTEAAFGGEAGPSPAGPVRTTLDAEWQSAAEKALGEAGGKNAALVALRIDDGEILALANSPATGFNRAASGTYAPGSTWKIVTSAALLLKGAVAPDDTVDCPKYLTVGKEFHNVETSEHRGATFREDFTESCNTAFISLRGKLGDRELGDVARTYFGVGQEWHIGIPSYDGSVPVPADETEKAASMIGQGRIQANPLIMASVTATAVSGTFRQPSLTPGNEDTTTTRPLPREVVGHLRDMLRATVTDGTADVLSGLPGEIGAKTGTAEVSEEQDNNGWLVAHRGDVAVACVVEEGVTGGGSAGPVLRSLLSSAPADPS, translated from the coding sequence ATGTCAGAAACCCGATACGCCCCCGCCCGCGGCCGACGCACGCCGCGCGGCGCGGTGCGCGCGGCGACCGCGGTGGCGGTGGTGCTCGCGGTCGCCGCCGGCGGGTCGTACGCCGCCGGGATCGGCCCGTTCGACCGCGGCGCCGACGCCCCCGATCCCGCCGCCGCGGCCCAGGCCCGCGCCTTCCTCGCCGACTGGTCCGCCGGCCGCCTGCCGAGCGCGGCGGGCCGCACCACCCGGCCCGAGTCGGCGGAGCGGGTGCTGCGCAGCTTCACCGCCGGGCTCGACATCGGCAGACCCCGGCTCACGGCGGAGCGGGTGCGGGAGGCGGACGACGGCACCGTGAGCGTCCCCTTCACCGCCCGGATGCCGATCGAGGGCCTCGGCACCTGGACGTACACGTCCGCCGTCCCGGTGCGCGAGCAGCAGGACGGCAGCTGGAAGGTGGACTGGAAGCTGTCCGTGGTCCACCCGAGGCTGAGCGGGACGGAGAAGTTCCGCCTGGACCGCGAGGAGACCCCGGCCCGCGAGGTGACCGACCGCGACGGCACCTCCCTGTCGGAGGGGAGGCACCCCTCCCTGACCCCCGTCCTGGCGCGGCTGCGAGGCGGCGCAGGGGCGGAGCCGCGCGGTGCCGTCCATCTGGTCGACCGGGCCACCGGGAAGGTGGAGCGCACGGAGGCGGCCTTCGGCGGCGAGGCCGGGCCGTCGCCCGCCGGCCCGGTCCGCACCACCCTCGACGCCGAGTGGCAGTCCGCCGCCGAGAAGGCCCTCGGCGAGGCGGGCGGCAAGAACGCCGCGCTCGTCGCCCTGCGGATCGACGACGGCGAGATCCTCGCCCTGGCCAACTCCCCGGCCACCGGTTTCAACCGCGCCGCCTCCGGCACCTACGCGCCCGGCTCCACCTGGAAGATCGTCACCAGTGCCGCCCTGCTGCTCAAGGGCGCCGTCGCCCCGGACGACACCGTGGACTGCCCGAAGTACCTGACCGTCGGCAAGGAGTTCCACAACGTGGAGACCTCCGAGCACCGGGGCGCCACGTTCCGCGAGGACTTCACCGAGTCCTGCAACACGGCCTTCATCAGCCTGCGCGGCAAGCTGGGCGACCGGGAGCTCGGCGATGTGGCCCGCACCTACTTCGGGGTCGGCCAGGAGTGGCACATCGGCATCCCGTCGTACGACGGTTCGGTGCCGGTGCCCGCGGACGAGACGGAGAAGGCCGCCTCGATGATCGGGCAGGGCCGCATCCAGGCCAACCCGCTGATCATGGCGTCGGTCACCGCGACCGCGGTCTCCGGCACCTTCCGCCAGCCCTCCCTCACCCCCGGCAACGAGGACACCACGACGACCAGACCGCTCCCCCGGGAGGTGGTCGGGCACCTGCGGGACATGCTGCGCGCCACCGTCACCGACGGCACGGCGGACGTCCTGTCCGGCCTGCCCGGCGAGATCGGCGCCAAGACCGGCACCGCCGAGGTCTCCGAGGAGCAGGACAACAACGGCTGGCTGGTCGCCCACCGCGGCGACGTCGCCGTGGCCTGCGTGGTCGAGGAGGGCGTCACGGGCGGGGGGTCCGCCGGCCCGGTCCTGCGCAGCCTGCTGTCGTCCGCACCCGCGGACCCGTCCTGA
- a CDS encoding hemolysin family protein, producing the protein MTEVLLLALALLLTLACAVFVAAEFSLTTVERGDLERAAEAGERGAESAWKAVRRLTVQLSGAQLGITVTSLVIGMLAEPSLAVLLRGPLTALGLGGAASPVATVLGVALSTVVLMVVGELVPKNWAISRPLAVAKVVAGPQRGFTAAFGPFITHLNNTANRFVRRFGLEPAEELASARTPEELVALARHSAAEGALEADSAELFVRTLHLGELTAENVMTPRVDVKALEAHATAADAANLTHATGLSRFPVYRDSLDEVIGTVHIRDVLALPPHRRADTPVTELATAPLLVPDSLPADRLLERMRAGRTMAVVIDEYGGTAGVATVEDIVEEVVGEVRDEHDPVEAPDLLPAPAGADGRAAWEADGSVRIDRLAGIGLRAPEGPYETVAGLIATTLARIPAKGDMIDLDGWRLDVLDVEHHRADRVRITAPASVSAAVSAFDPTSAPSGGAGSGRVVGQAAGRPAAERAEAAR; encoded by the coding sequence GTGACCGAGGTCCTGCTGCTCGCGCTGGCCCTCCTGCTCACCCTGGCCTGTGCCGTGTTCGTCGCGGCCGAGTTCTCGCTCACCACCGTCGAGCGCGGCGACCTGGAGCGCGCCGCCGAGGCCGGTGAGCGCGGCGCCGAGAGCGCGTGGAAGGCCGTACGCCGCCTGACCGTCCAGCTCTCCGGCGCCCAGCTCGGCATCACCGTCACCTCCCTGGTCATCGGCATGCTCGCCGAGCCCTCCCTCGCCGTGCTGCTGCGCGGCCCGCTCACGGCGCTCGGCCTGGGCGGCGCCGCCTCCCCGGTGGCGACCGTGCTGGGCGTGGCCCTCTCCACGGTCGTCCTCATGGTCGTCGGCGAGCTGGTGCCCAAGAACTGGGCGATCTCCCGGCCGCTGGCGGTCGCCAAGGTGGTGGCCGGCCCGCAGCGCGGCTTCACGGCCGCCTTCGGCCCGTTCATCACCCATCTGAACAACACCGCCAACCGCTTCGTGCGCCGTTTCGGCCTGGAGCCCGCCGAGGAACTGGCGTCGGCCCGCACCCCCGAGGAACTGGTCGCCCTGGCCCGGCACTCCGCCGCCGAGGGCGCCCTGGAGGCCGACAGCGCCGAGCTGTTCGTACGGACCCTGCACCTGGGCGAGCTGACCGCGGAGAACGTGATGACCCCGCGCGTGGACGTCAAGGCCCTGGAGGCGCACGCCACCGCCGCGGACGCGGCGAACCTCACGCACGCCACCGGCCTGTCCCGCTTCCCGGTCTACCGGGACAGCCTCGACGAGGTCATCGGCACCGTCCACATCCGCGACGTCCTGGCGCTGCCCCCGCACCGCCGGGCGGACACCCCCGTCACCGAGCTGGCCACCGCCCCGCTGCTGGTGCCCGACAGCCTGCCCGCCGACCGGCTCCTGGAGCGCATGCGCGCCGGCCGCACCATGGCCGTCGTCATCGACGAGTACGGCGGTACGGCCGGTGTGGCCACGGTGGAGGACATCGTCGAGGAGGTCGTCGGCGAGGTGCGCGACGAGCACGACCCGGTCGAGGCCCCGGACCTGCTGCCCGCCCCCGCCGGCGCGGACGGCCGCGCGGCCTGGGAGGCCGACGGCTCGGTCCGCATCGACCGCCTGGCCGGCATCGGCCTGCGGGCGCCGGAGGGCCCCTACGAGACGGTGGCGGGGCTCATCGCCACCACCCTGGCCCGCATCCCCGCCAAGGGCGACATGATCGACCTGGACGGCTGGCGGCTGGACGTCCTCGACGTCGAGCACCACCGCGCCGACCGGGTCCGCATCACCGCACCCGCGTCCGTGTCCGCGGCGGTGTCCGCGTTCGATCCGACCTCCGCGCCGTCCGGCGGCGCCGGGAGCGGCCGGGTGGTCGGCCAGGCGGCCGGACGGCCCGCCGCCGAGCGGGCGGAGGCGGCCCGATGA
- a CDS encoding TetR/AcrR family transcriptional regulator, which produces MAEVDTTAQPRERILRAATELLAEGGREAVSTRAVSAAAGVQAQTIYRHFGDMQGLLDEVARQGYAAYLAAKRAQEEGGDPVAQLRRGWDMHVSFGLANPALYRLLYTEPRPGQQFAVAGEAHQVLLRLVERAAEAGRLRTGVEAAAAAIHSSGMGVTLTLIAAQADGRLAHYEGLSDTVREAVLASVLVPGDDATGHDTEVHRAAVHAVALKSLMRDGVRSLTSGERTLLGEWLDRIAAEDGRADGAAGRRPAT; this is translated from the coding sequence ATGGCAGAGGTCGATACGACGGCGCAGCCCCGCGAGCGGATCCTGCGGGCGGCGACGGAGCTGCTCGCCGAGGGCGGGCGCGAGGCGGTGTCCACGCGGGCGGTCAGCGCGGCCGCCGGTGTGCAGGCGCAGACGATCTACCGGCACTTCGGTGACATGCAGGGCCTGCTCGACGAGGTGGCCCGGCAGGGGTACGCGGCCTATCTGGCCGCCAAGCGCGCCCAGGAGGAGGGCGGTGATCCCGTGGCGCAGTTGCGCCGCGGCTGGGACATGCACGTGTCGTTCGGGCTGGCCAACCCCGCGCTGTACCGGCTGCTGTACACCGAGCCCCGGCCGGGGCAGCAGTTCGCGGTGGCCGGCGAGGCCCACCAGGTGCTGCTGCGCCTGGTGGAACGGGCGGCCGAGGCGGGCCGGCTGCGGACGGGGGTCGAGGCGGCCGCCGCCGCGATCCACTCGTCCGGCATGGGCGTGACGCTCACGCTCATCGCGGCCCAGGCGGACGGCAGGCTCGCCCACTACGAGGGGCTGTCCGACACCGTCCGCGAGGCCGTCCTGGCCTCCGTGCTCGTGCCCGGCGACGACGCCACCGGGCACGACACCGAGGTGCACCGGGCCGCCGTGCACGCCGTCGCCCTGAAGTCCCTGATGCGGGACGGGGTGCGCTCCCTCACCTCCGGGGAGCGCACCCTGCTCGGCGAGTGGCTGGACCGCATCGCCGCCGAGGACGGGCGGGCGGACGGTGCGGCGGGGCGCCGGCCCGCGACCTGA
- a CDS encoding DUF6479 family protein: protein MSTAMYGLAAASQHALNMTAAFIGGLVIAGALIWAVRVGMRVMEQELARPRPEEQPKLPATGPVREEREMREPDEVPLVVDGSGRLMPYQLHPASTRRGKDQQRRRWIPGSSGSFGGGGLPPGV, encoded by the coding sequence ATGAGTACGGCAATGTATGGACTGGCGGCTGCGTCCCAGCACGCGCTCAACATGACCGCGGCCTTCATCGGCGGGCTGGTGATCGCCGGAGCGCTGATCTGGGCCGTCCGGGTCGGCATGCGGGTCATGGAGCAGGAGCTGGCGCGCCCCCGTCCGGAGGAACAGCCGAAGCTCCCCGCCACCGGTCCCGTCCGTGAGGAACGGGAGATGCGGGAGCCGGACGAGGTGCCGCTGGTGGTGGACGGGAGCGGTCGGCTCATGCCGTACCAGCTCCATCCCGCCAGCACCCGGCGGGGCAAGGACCAGCAGCGGCGCCGCTGGATCCCGGGCTCCAGCGGCTCCTTCGGCGGCGGCGGACTGCCACCGGGGGTGTGA
- a CDS encoding right-handed parallel beta-helix repeat-containing protein, which produces MNLPLTVDARDHGLAGDGTTNDQPALQKLVDALGDACAADGRPRTVHVPAGRYVIRDRPVLWRSGVSLVGAGRGTTRFELGNPGAPATPVPLAWFTTAQHGAGPDHHIADVTFAHFEIDGSGVRTPEYDVLAKGLGLQYVLRGRFTDLWIHDTAATGFGCDFLQDTVVEGVLAERCGRQDSGEQMGGAGLGIGVGGWGPVERLAVTDCTATGNGTNGIFLELQQDHWTPPRGIRITACHAEDNRFGISDWGADGLLVTGCTLIGNHQAGFDVSSQGTTSIGGRGGTVTGCLIDGNAGDGVALGNTPGAYAFRGNRISNNGRYGYWQHNLAGGDQEAATDIVLESNDIHDNGLDGIRLDAPLREPAILGNRVRSNGRRAAPEARGEGAGVRHTARTLTDDNADWPPGGHRGKQVVVDGRSAVVLDNTATGLTLAPHRPGAATAWPDGTPAPGSAYRLPDAPAPRAGLTAATAVSHPYVHGNRIRDDRHPRTQIHALWLTGDSAWSAGRVSGNDFTGNASAATRFDAAPNGGRWRDNDG; this is translated from the coding sequence ATGAACCTGCCGCTGACGGTCGACGCCCGCGACCACGGTCTGGCCGGGGACGGCACCACCAACGACCAGCCGGCCCTCCAGAAGCTGGTGGACGCGCTGGGCGACGCCTGCGCCGCGGACGGCCGCCCCCGGACCGTCCACGTCCCCGCCGGCCGGTACGTGATCCGGGACCGGCCGGTGCTGTGGCGCAGCGGCGTCTCCCTGGTCGGTGCCGGGCGCGGCACCACCCGCTTCGAGCTGGGCAACCCGGGCGCCCCCGCGACCCCGGTGCCCCTGGCCTGGTTCACCACCGCCCAGCACGGCGCCGGTCCGGACCACCACATCGCCGACGTGACCTTCGCGCACTTCGAGATCGACGGCTCGGGCGTGCGGACCCCGGAGTACGACGTCCTGGCCAAGGGCCTCGGCCTGCAGTACGTGCTGCGGGGCCGCTTCACCGACCTGTGGATCCACGACACGGCGGCGACCGGCTTCGGCTGCGACTTCCTCCAGGACACCGTCGTGGAGGGCGTGCTCGCCGAGCGGTGCGGACGGCAGGACTCCGGCGAGCAGATGGGCGGCGCGGGCCTGGGCATCGGCGTCGGCGGCTGGGGCCCGGTCGAACGGCTGGCGGTGACCGACTGCACGGCCACCGGCAACGGCACCAACGGCATCTTCCTCGAACTCCAGCAGGACCACTGGACGCCGCCGCGCGGCATCCGCATCACCGCCTGTCACGCCGAGGACAACCGCTTCGGCATCTCCGACTGGGGCGCCGACGGGCTGCTGGTGACCGGCTGCACCCTGATCGGCAACCACCAGGCCGGGTTCGACGTGTCGTCGCAGGGCACCACGAGCATCGGCGGGCGCGGCGGCACCGTCACCGGCTGCCTCATCGACGGCAACGCCGGCGACGGGGTCGCCCTCGGCAACACCCCGGGCGCCTACGCCTTCCGCGGCAACCGCATCAGCAACAACGGCCGGTACGGCTACTGGCAGCACAACCTGGCCGGCGGCGACCAGGAGGCGGCCACCGACATCGTCCTCGAATCCAACGACATCCACGACAACGGCCTCGACGGCATCCGCCTCGACGCCCCGCTGCGCGAACCGGCGATCCTCGGCAACCGCGTCCGGAGCAACGGCCGCCGCGCCGCACCGGAGGCCCGGGGGGAGGGCGCGGGCGTCCGCCACACCGCCCGGACCCTGACCGACGACAACGCCGACTGGCCCCCGGGCGGCCACCGCGGGAAGCAGGTCGTGGTGGACGGGCGGAGCGCCGTGGTGCTGGACAACACGGCGACCGGACTCACCCTGGCCCCCCACCGCCCCGGCGCCGCCACGGCGTGGCCCGACGGCACACCCGCCCCCGGCTCCGCCTACCGCCTCCCCGACGCCCCCGCCCCGCGGGCGGGCCTCACCGCCGCGACGGCCGTCTCCCACCCGTACGTCCACGGCAACCGGATCCGGGACGACCGGCACCCCCGCACCCAGATCCACGCCCTGTGGCTCACCGGCGACTCCGCCTGGAGCGCCGGCCGGGTCTCCGGCAACGACTTCACCGGCAACGCCTCCGCCGCCACCCGCTTCGACGCGGCCCCCAACGGCGGACGCTGGCGCGACAACGACGGCTGA